The nucleotide window TCAAGGCTCCTGATCCAACTTGAACAACGGAATTTCTCATTTGATTCGgttttaattttggtttattaATGAAGACGGAAGTAGATTCAGACACGCAAGAGCCGCTGCCCATCTTGACCCGGCCGACTCGGGATCTGTGTGAAGAGTATGGCCTTTCGCTGGCCGAAACGGTGACGGACGTCATCAGTGCGGCAGAGCGGGGTATGACTGTTCCAGCGGGTGCCGTGACCGGGCAAGATGCTGAAGCTGTCAAATTTGTTAAAGTCATTGACGCTGCCATTGAACGGGCCAACCGCAAAGCCATTTCGGCTGCGCAACGTGTCCAAAAATGGACCATTTTGCCAGTCGATTTCTCCATTCCTGGTGGAGAACTTGGTatttacaataataatagcCATTAGCCGTTTTCACGGTTTATCGGTGTGAAATCGTTTAACtctttattattttgctcGATTCGATTCAGGTCCAACTATGAAAGTAAAGAGGAGTTATGTTGCCAAAAAATACGCTGACGTCATCGAACGTTTTTactgaattttaaaaaaatctgcCATTTTGGGGAAATCGCATTAACGGAATCAGCCTTTATAAAATGAAtctagttttgttgttttcctttagGGGGGACCTTCGTCATTCAACTATAAAGGCGTGGGGAGGAATTTGGGTGCTGTATCACATGTTGGGGCtttatatttgttttctctttgttgAAAGGTTTCTAGTCCGTCAAGACGCGTCAGAGGATTGCTCAATAGTGTCGCCTCGAATCTTGCAATGATGTCGATACTACTGCTGCTACAacaacgaaaagaagaaattacatgCAATTCGTCTAGTTACTACATGTTCCTCTCGACAGTTTATCCATGACCAAGTTTTGTTTCCCCATCTCCAAATCCATAACGTTGCAAGAAATCCCTATTGAGAAACTGTTATACATTTATCCGTTTTGAATACAATGTTGCACAAGCAGATCATAAAAATAGTATTCCAAACGTTATTCGTCTACAAATGGTTGAGGTTGAGCTAAAAGGAATGAACATACAAGTCAAATCAAGGGTGAAACGTGAAAGTAGTGACGTCGTTCTTTCAATATCGATTATCAAGGTTTTGTACATCGATACTTATTAACACTGGGGGAAGGGAAAATAGCTGGTCTGACCACCAGTCCACCAGAGAAACGTAGAAACAAACACTAAAAAAAAGTCCCACTGTGAGGAAATCCACTGTCCTGTGctcggttttctttttcgtgtcTTAATCAcctgcattttctttttcgttttctggTTTCCTATTTTTCTCTCGCTCAAAACGTTGCAGTTATTGTTGAAAGTCTATATGGAACAGAGCTCCTAAGTTTCCTGTCCTTGTGTGTCGTCGTATACATCACGTCGCCAGGAGTAACAAAGGAATTAATCGCAGCTCGGATATTTCCGAGTATTCCTTGTTATTTTATTCTTCGATTACGTTGTGCTCATCCCAACACCAGTTGTATTGAGACAAGAAGTTTCTAGTTATATTTTAATAAACTTGCAAAAGAATATGGCTGCCCAGCCCAGCAGTAGTGCTGTCAGGGCTCTGGCCTTGGAGTACAAAACAATCCAGGAAGAGCCTGTTGAAggattcagaattaaattgACAAATGATGATGTGCTCTTTGATTGGGAAGTGGCCATTTTTGGCCCACCTGAAACTCTTTACCAAGGAGGATATTTCAAGGTATTTCTGTAGATCTCCGACTCACTTTCTCATTCCAaagttttctcttttgtcCTACAGGCTCAACTCAAATTTCCACCTGATTACCCTTATTCACCACCTTCAATGAGATTTTTGACCAAAGTCTGGCATCCAAATGTGTATGAGGTAAGATTTtagcaaaattaaaattttgaaatttggttAAACCTGTATTTTGGGGTTGCTTATTGCAGAACGGAGACTTGTGCATTTCTATCCTTCACCCCCCAGTGGATGATCCACAGAGTGGAGAATTGCCTTGTGAAAGGTGGAATCCTACCCAGAATGTCAGGTATTCaggttttttttatcgttgcaATAGTTTGATAGTCAATAGAACTAAACACAGATGTAAACTGAAAGGACTTCTTAAACAGTTAGACTTAAGGTGCAATACTTGTGTGTGGTGTAATACTTTCCAATTACTCACCTGTTCTCCAGtccttattattttgttttttgttggtttttcctCACCAACAGAACAATATTACTCTCGGTAATATCTCTATTTAACGAGCCCAACACATCCAGCCCAGCGAATGTGGATGCATCGGTTATGTACCGCAGGTGGAAGGACTCGAAAGGCAAAGACGCCGAATACGCCAATATCATCAAGAAACAGGTTGGAATTCTACTCGTCCTCTTACTTGTAGCTGCCCCACTTCAATTATTGGGTTTTTGTTAGGTTGCTGGTTCCCGGGCAGAGGCTGAAAAAGACAATGTAGTGGTCCCGATGACCATAGAGGattactgcatcaaatcaaAGCCTCCaggtattttctttttagcttTCATGGAAATCCAGTTCTGGTGCGAACCTTTCAATTTACTAATTATTACTAATCTTTCCAGTGACGGAATCATTGGACATGAATGACTTCTACGATGACTGCTATGATATTGATGATGAAGATTCCGACTATGCCGATCAAGATGACGAGGCCGATGGAGCGGATGATAGCGGAAATGAAAACGCTTGAAGTGACTCTTAGCCCCACGGATCTCTTAATGCCACCACCTCCACTCCCTCTCGATTTGGAATCAACATTCGTTCACCACTGTCCCACCCCACACTCCCATTCTTCCACAACACATCTTAAATCACCttcattgtcttttcttgCTGACTTAAAGTGATTAGTGTACGGATCTAAAAGTTCTGTGGAAATTTCTTAGTTTAAACACGAAACAGCCCACATaaggtttccttttttttgttttttttggtttttttgtgttatagATTTGCTCTGAGCGGATGAGGCCCCATCtctcccccaaaaaagaaagacgacaATAATAATGAATTTCCCTCTTGGTTTCAGTCGATCCCTTTATACTGACCTCGACACGCATTCGTGTTCGTCGTTCCGCCCGTATATATATTAGCAAAATAATCTTGGTGAGTATCGATGGATTTTGGAGAGGCTGGtttacagttttaaaaaagaaagaaaaaaaaaacttatttccTCCCGTTTTTGagcaaagaaaatttttgtgagaaaaaagacaaaaagaagagaacaaaattaaaaaaaaaaaataaaataaaaataat belongs to Daphnia magna isolate NIES linkage group LG1, ASM2063170v1.1, whole genome shotgun sequence and includes:
- the LOC116920325 gene encoding ubiquitin-conjugating enzyme E2 R2; the encoded protein is MAAQPSSSAVRALALEYKTIQEEPVEGFRIKLTNDDVLFDWEVAIFGPPETLYQGGYFKAQLKFPPDYPYSPPSMRFLTKVWHPNVYENGDLCISILHPPVDDPQSGELPCERWNPTQNVRTILLSVISLFNEPNTSSPANVDASVMYRRWKDSKGKDAEYANIIKKQVAGSRAEAEKDNVVVPMTIEDYCIKSKPPVTESLDMNDFYDDCYDIDDEDSDYADQDDEADGADDSGNENA